In Brassica rapa cultivar Chiifu-401-42 chromosome A06, CAAS_Brap_v3.01, whole genome shotgun sequence, a single window of DNA contains:
- the LOC103871153 gene encoding agamous-like MADS-box protein AGL18 codes for MVRGKIELKKIENANRLQVSFTNRRKVLMKKANDLSILCDADVALIVFSSTGNVYNFSSRSMEQILYRYGYVAADHRQREESMASELKRLQLAVERAKGKELEGMSFSDLISLESQLNDSLLRVKDQKTILLNQLERSRLQEKRTLEENRLLRKQIESMVGRGSSGPQVEPEKNDNEEHLSDTSLQLGWGKRKKLKIERPAITLSSD; via the exons atggtgagaGGAAAGATTGAGTTAAAGAAGATCGAGAATGCGAACCGTCTTCAAGTCAGTTTCACCAACAGACGCAAAGTGCTGATGAAGAAGGCTAACGATCTTTCGATCCTCTGCGACGCTGACGTCGCTCTTATCGTCTTCTCCAGCACCGGCAACGTTTACAATTTCTCTAGCCGCAG TATGGAGCAAATTCTCTATAGATATGGGTACGTTGCTGCTGATCACAGACAGAGAGAAGAATCTATGGCGAGTGAACTTAAGAGATTACAGCTTGCAGTCGA GAGAGCGAAGGGTAAGGAGCTTGAGGGTATGAGTTTCTCCGATCTTATTTCTCTTGAAAGCCAGTTGAATGATAGCTTGCTTCGTGTTAAGGATCAAAAG ACAATCTTGCTCAACCAGCTAGAACGATCTCGGTTACAG GAGAAAAGAACATTGGAAGAGAACCGACTTTTGCGCAAACAG ATAGAGTCGATGGTGGGGAGAGGTTCATCAGGACCACAAGTAGAGCCTGAGAAGAATGACAACGAGGAGCACCTTTCTGACACTTCCTTGCAGCTGGG CTGGGGAAAGAGAAAGAAGCTGAAGATCGAACGCCCTGCCATAACTCTGTCTTCTGATTGA
- the LOC103871154 gene encoding protein GRIM REAPER → MVIKIPNTIIKTTSLLSLILYFLITTTSNPHSVLGDEVADEEDPEFYILDEAPTVLSNVTVSSKTRLLVSKYKKIKKGMRCHVESYNICNGVKANNGTSLLHCCKMHCRNILGDMNNCGRCGKKCGFGQRCCGGVCTYVNFNPNHCGKCTRKCKSGVECEYGYCGYA, encoded by the coding sequence ATGGTCATTAAGATTCCCAATACTATCATTAAAACCACCTCACTTCTCTCTTTAATCCTATACTTCCTAATAACAACAACATCTAATCCTCATTCCGTTTTGGGTGATGAGGTTGCCGACGAAGAAGATCCCGAGTTTTACATTCTTGATGAAGCTCCCACAGTACTCTCAAACGTGACAGTTTCATCCAAAACTAGACTACTAGTTTCTAAGTACAAGAAGATCAAGAAAGGAATGAGATGTCACGTGGAGAGTTACAACATTTGCAATGGAGTCAAAGCCAACAATGGCACGAGCCTATTGCATTGCTGCAAGATGCATTGTCGAAATATTCTTGGAGACATGAATAACTGTGGTCGATGCGGTAAGAAGTGTGGTTTTGGGCAGCGTTGCTGCGGTGGTGTTTGCACATACGTTAACTTTAACCCTAACCATTGTGGGAAGTGCACGAGGAAGTGCAAGTCAGGGGTTGAGTGTGAGTATGGATATTGCGGGTATGCttaa
- the LOC103871155 gene encoding proton pump-interactor 4 — translation MGSTKSLPSLSVLPKHLLEQMGSPVSLCNGGLDARRLVIGDLSSRETTEEEEDYAVFSGEEEEEEEEDGWREDRFCFYFVKQFAYDDPEIKAKIDEADNEIYNCNSERIHIANRLKAKRAEKLSLMSSVDGYNVMSERLSEVEMEMELLDAQMGCVLDQRDRAFERIKLLRIQRDKGNAAFFQSRAVMKKAIELAACGNFRDLEELAYSEVDKFMSRWNNDKAFRDDYKKRILPSLEERKVRRNEQIRSSECDVDTENRDETAVELKMFSTEEEEESDKEALKEKRREEQLEKAKLAMERKRKLHEKAAAKAARRAKKEAEKKLKELEKRAKKKKDLERTPETVTEPSEPEKEKPLNGRSVSWNQRSLRYRHHKKGNENVPKAILKRRRAYRLWVWSVSSAALALPLALFIVFFYVR, via the exons ATGGGATCAACAAAAAGTCTGCCCTCTCTCTCTGTACTTCCGAAACATCTTCTC GAACAAATGGGTTCTCCGGTTTCACTCTGCAACGGCGGCTTAGATGCGCGACGGCTTGTAATCGGAGATCTGTCGTCGAGAGAGACcacggaggaggaagaggactACGCTGTGTTCTCCggtgaggaggaagaggaggaggaggaggatgggTGGAGAGAGGATCGTTTCTGTTTCTACTTTGTGAAGCAGTTTGCTTACGATGACCCTGAGATTAAGGCTAAGATCGACGAAGCTGATAATGAGATTTATAATTGTAACAGTGAGAGGATTCACATTGCAAACAGATTGAAAGCTAAAAGG GCTGAGAAATTGTCTCTGATGTCATCAGTTGATGGATACAATGTAATGAGTGAGAGGTTAAGTGAGGTTGAGATGGAGATGGAGTTGTTGGATGCTCAAATGGGCTGTGTGCTTGATCAAAGAGACAGAGCCTTTGAAAGGATTAAATTATTGAGGATACAACGAGACAAAGGG AATGCTGCGTTTTTTCAGAGCCGTGCTGTCATGAAGAAGGCTATAGAGTTAGCTGCTTGTGGAAACTTTAGAGATCTTGAAGAGCTTGCTTACTCCGAG GTTGATAAATTTATGTCTCGTTGGAACAATGACAAAGCTTTTAGGGATGATTACAAGAAAAGAATCTTGCCTTCTCTTGAGGAGCGAAAGGTTAGGCGCAATGAGCAGATTAGGAGCTCAGAATGTGATGTAGATACTGAGAATAGAGATGAAACAGCAGTAGAACTCAAGATGTTTAGtactgaggaggaggaggagagtgaTAAAGAAGCTTTGAAGGAGAAGAGACGAGAAGAGCAGTTAGAGAAAGCTAAACTAGCGatggagaggaagaggaagCTACATGAGAAAGCTGCTGCTAAAGCTGCCAGAAGAGCTAAGAAGGAAGCTGAGAAGAAACTCAAGGAGCTCGAGAAGAGagctaagaagaagaaggatctAGAGAGAACACCAGAGACAGTCACGGAACCATCAGAGCCGGAGAAGGAGAAACCACTGAATGGGAGATCAGTGAGTTGGAACCAGAGAAGTTTGAGGTACAGACATCACAAGAAAGGAAACGAGAATGTCCCCAAAGCCATCTTGAAGCGTAGGAGAGCTTACAGGTTATGGGTTTGGAGTGTTTCCTCTGCTGCACTTGCGCTCCCGCTAGCTCTCTTCATTGTCTTCTTTTACGTTcgatga
- the LOC103871156 gene encoding beta-glucuronosyltransferase GlcAT14B isoform X3, with product MFFSKRIKPLFFLSFIEVAPIQRKGTRKQTMSHGYKSSSMGYAYMDKKWVFSFVITSLVCVVLIATSFNMGLMTSFRPPFNETIPHFATNDPKVEEDKLPRLAYLVSGSKGDLASLWRTLRALYHPRNQYIVHLDLESSLDERLELASRISDDSMYSKIGNVYMITKANLVTYTGPTMVANTLHACAILLKRSPDWDWFINLSASDYPLVTQDDLLYTFSTLDRNLNFIDHTSDLGWKNEKRAMPLMVDPGLYMLNKADILWVRAGRSLPTAFKLHTGSAWMALSRSFVEYIIWVICNAPEFSKTVVNHDLHYIAWDRPPRQHPRTLSLGDMEPMIASGAPFARKFSRDDSALDKIDKELLMRTNKGGFTPGGWCGGKKECTVVEDVAKIRPGLGAERLKGLVDRLVAEAKSGQNQCE from the exons atgtttttttccaAACGTATCAAACCTctgttctttctctcttttataGAAGTTGCACCAATACAGAGAAAAGGAACAAGAAAACAG ACTATGTCTCATGGTTACAAATCCTCATCAATGGGGTATGCATACATGGATAAGAAATGGGTATTCTCATTTGTGATCACATCTCTTGTTTGCGTTGTCCTCATCGCAACTTCCTTCAACATGGGTCTAATGACTTCATTTCGACCACCATTCAATGAAACTATCCCACATTTCGCAACAAATGATCCCAAAGTTGAGGAGGACAAGCTCCCACGTTTAGCTTACCTTGTCTCCGGGTCTAAAGGAGATCTTGCAAGTCTTTGGAGAACTCTTAGAGCATTGTACCATCCAAGAAACCAATACATTGTTCACTTGGATCTTGAATCATCCCTTGACGAGAGACTAGAGCTGGCTTCTCGTATTAGTGATGATTCTATGTATTCTAAGATTGGGAATGTTTATATGATAACCAAAGCTAATCTTGTGACCTATACTGGACCAACAATGGTGGCTAATACCCTTCACGCTTGTGCCATTCTTCTTAAGAGAAGTCCGGATTGGGATTGGTTTATCAATCTTAGTGCTTCAGATTATCCATTAGTGACACAAGATG ATCTTTTGTATACATTTTCAACTTTGGACCGCAACCTCAACTTTATCGACCACACAAGTGACTTAGGTTGGAAAAA TGAAAAACGGGCAATGCCATTAATGGTTGATCCTGGACTCTACATGCTAAACAAAGCAGATATTCTTTGGGTCAGAGCTGGTCGAAGTTTACCAACTGCGTTTAAGTTACATACCG GATCAGCTTGGATGGCTCTCTCTCGCTCCTTCGTGGAGTATATCATTTGGG TCATATGTAACGCCCCTGAGTTCTCCAAAACCGTGGTGAACCATGATCTTCACTACATCGCGTGGGACAGACCACCGAGACAGCATCCTCGTACGTTGTCCTTAGGAGACATGGAGCCAATGATTGCCAGCGGTGCTCCGTTTGCTAGAAAGTTCAGTAGAGATGACAGTGCTTTGGATAAGATCGATAAGGAACTGCTTATGCGGACCAACAAAGGTGGTTTCACTCCTGGTGGGTGGTGTGGTGGGAAAAAGGAGTGCACAGTTGTGGAAGATGTGGCTAAGATCAGACCTGGTTTAGGGGCAGAGAGGCTCAAGGGGCTTGTAGATAGGTTAGTTGCAGAAGCAAAATCAGGACAAAACCAGTGTGAATAG
- the LOC103871156 gene encoding beta-glucuronosyltransferase GlcAT14B isoform X1 codes for MFFSKRIKPLFFLSFIEVAPIQRKGTRKQTMSHGYKSSSMGYAYMDKKWVFSFVITSLVCVVLIATSFNMGLMTSFRPPFNETIPHFATNDPKVEEDKLPRLAYLVSGSKGDLASLWRTLRALYHPRNQYIVHLDLESSLDERLELASRISDDSMYSKIGNVYMITKANLVTYTGPTMVANTLHACAILLKRSPDWDWFINLSASDYPLVTQDDLLYTFSTLDRNLNFIDHTSDLGWKNEKRAMPLMVDPGLYMLNKADILWVRAGRSLPTAFKLHTGSAWMALSRSFVEYIIWGWDNLPRTLLMYYTNFVSSPEGYFHTVICNAPEFSKTVVNHDLHYIAWDRPPRQHPRTLSLGDMEPMIASGAPFARKFSRDDSALDKIDKELLMRTNKGGFTPGGWCGGKKECTVVEDVAKIRPGLGAERLKGLVDRLVAEAKSGQNQCE; via the exons atgtttttttccaAACGTATCAAACCTctgttctttctctcttttataGAAGTTGCACCAATACAGAGAAAAGGAACAAGAAAACAG ACTATGTCTCATGGTTACAAATCCTCATCAATGGGGTATGCATACATGGATAAGAAATGGGTATTCTCATTTGTGATCACATCTCTTGTTTGCGTTGTCCTCATCGCAACTTCCTTCAACATGGGTCTAATGACTTCATTTCGACCACCATTCAATGAAACTATCCCACATTTCGCAACAAATGATCCCAAAGTTGAGGAGGACAAGCTCCCACGTTTAGCTTACCTTGTCTCCGGGTCTAAAGGAGATCTTGCAAGTCTTTGGAGAACTCTTAGAGCATTGTACCATCCAAGAAACCAATACATTGTTCACTTGGATCTTGAATCATCCCTTGACGAGAGACTAGAGCTGGCTTCTCGTATTAGTGATGATTCTATGTATTCTAAGATTGGGAATGTTTATATGATAACCAAAGCTAATCTTGTGACCTATACTGGACCAACAATGGTGGCTAATACCCTTCACGCTTGTGCCATTCTTCTTAAGAGAAGTCCGGATTGGGATTGGTTTATCAATCTTAGTGCTTCAGATTATCCATTAGTGACACAAGATG ATCTTTTGTATACATTTTCAACTTTGGACCGCAACCTCAACTTTATCGACCACACAAGTGACTTAGGTTGGAAAAA TGAAAAACGGGCAATGCCATTAATGGTTGATCCTGGACTCTACATGCTAAACAAAGCAGATATTCTTTGGGTCAGAGCTGGTCGAAGTTTACCAACTGCGTTTAAGTTACATACCG GATCAGCTTGGATGGCTCTCTCTCGCTCCTTCGTGGAGTATATCATTTGGGGTTGGGACAACTTACCAAGAACTTTACTCATGTATTACACAAACTTTGTTTCTTCTCCTGAAGGTTACTTCCACACAGTCATATGTAACGCCCCTGAGTTCTCCAAAACCGTGGTGAACCATGATCTTCACTACATCGCGTGGGACAGACCACCGAGACAGCATCCTCGTACGTTGTCCTTAGGAGACATGGAGCCAATGATTGCCAGCGGTGCTCCGTTTGCTAGAAAGTTCAGTAGAGATGACAGTGCTTTGGATAAGATCGATAAGGAACTGCTTATGCGGACCAACAAAGGTGGTTTCACTCCTGGTGGGTGGTGTGGTGGGAAAAAGGAGTGCACAGTTGTGGAAGATGTGGCTAAGATCAGACCTGGTTTAGGGGCAGAGAGGCTCAAGGGGCTTGTAGATAGGTTAGTTGCAGAAGCAAAATCAGGACAAAACCAGTGTGAATAG
- the LOC103871156 gene encoding beta-glucuronosyltransferase GlcAT14B isoform X2: MCQTMSHGYKSSSMGYAYMDKKWVFSFVITSLVCVVLIATSFNMGLMTSFRPPFNETIPHFATNDPKVEEDKLPRLAYLVSGSKGDLASLWRTLRALYHPRNQYIVHLDLESSLDERLELASRISDDSMYSKIGNVYMITKANLVTYTGPTMVANTLHACAILLKRSPDWDWFINLSASDYPLVTQDDLLYTFSTLDRNLNFIDHTSDLGWKNEKRAMPLMVDPGLYMLNKADILWVRAGRSLPTAFKLHTGSAWMALSRSFVEYIIWGWDNLPRTLLMYYTNFVSSPEGYFHTVICNAPEFSKTVVNHDLHYIAWDRPPRQHPRTLSLGDMEPMIASGAPFARKFSRDDSALDKIDKELLMRTNKGGFTPGGWCGGKKECTVVEDVAKIRPGLGAERLKGLVDRLVAEAKSGQNQCE, from the exons ATGTGTCAGACTATGTCTCATGGTTACAAATCCTCATCAATGGGGTATGCATACATGGATAAGAAATGGGTATTCTCATTTGTGATCACATCTCTTGTTTGCGTTGTCCTCATCGCAACTTCCTTCAACATGGGTCTAATGACTTCATTTCGACCACCATTCAATGAAACTATCCCACATTTCGCAACAAATGATCCCAAAGTTGAGGAGGACAAGCTCCCACGTTTAGCTTACCTTGTCTCCGGGTCTAAAGGAGATCTTGCAAGTCTTTGGAGAACTCTTAGAGCATTGTACCATCCAAGAAACCAATACATTGTTCACTTGGATCTTGAATCATCCCTTGACGAGAGACTAGAGCTGGCTTCTCGTATTAGTGATGATTCTATGTATTCTAAGATTGGGAATGTTTATATGATAACCAAAGCTAATCTTGTGACCTATACTGGACCAACAATGGTGGCTAATACCCTTCACGCTTGTGCCATTCTTCTTAAGAGAAGTCCGGATTGGGATTGGTTTATCAATCTTAGTGCTTCAGATTATCCATTAGTGACACAAGATG ATCTTTTGTATACATTTTCAACTTTGGACCGCAACCTCAACTTTATCGACCACACAAGTGACTTAGGTTGGAAAAA TGAAAAACGGGCAATGCCATTAATGGTTGATCCTGGACTCTACATGCTAAACAAAGCAGATATTCTTTGGGTCAGAGCTGGTCGAAGTTTACCAACTGCGTTTAAGTTACATACCG GATCAGCTTGGATGGCTCTCTCTCGCTCCTTCGTGGAGTATATCATTTGGGGTTGGGACAACTTACCAAGAACTTTACTCATGTATTACACAAACTTTGTTTCTTCTCCTGAAGGTTACTTCCACACAGTCATATGTAACGCCCCTGAGTTCTCCAAAACCGTGGTGAACCATGATCTTCACTACATCGCGTGGGACAGACCACCGAGACAGCATCCTCGTACGTTGTCCTTAGGAGACATGGAGCCAATGATTGCCAGCGGTGCTCCGTTTGCTAGAAAGTTCAGTAGAGATGACAGTGCTTTGGATAAGATCGATAAGGAACTGCTTATGCGGACCAACAAAGGTGGTTTCACTCCTGGTGGGTGGTGTGGTGGGAAAAAGGAGTGCACAGTTGTGGAAGATGTGGCTAAGATCAGACCTGGTTTAGGGGCAGAGAGGCTCAAGGGGCTTGTAGATAGGTTAGTTGCAGAAGCAAAATCAGGACAAAACCAGTGTGAATAG
- the LOC103871157 gene encoding lectin-like protein At1g53080: MQIQNICFIALFIAFFSTETISAIKFNFNHFEGTNLIFIGYAELGPATDGMSRSGALSMTRDNIPFSHGQGLYTDPIPFKPSNNTSSSVYSFKTSFTFSITPRKSNPNPGHGLAFIVVPTVNYDQDSTRGFLGLVNKTTNGNPNNHLFAVEFDVFQDKRFGDINDNHVGVNVNSVNSMVSEKAGYWIQTRTGGKKQWLFKEVKLSSGEKYKAWIEYKNNKVSVTLAPAHLKKPKMPMIETHVDLSEVVLETMYTGFAGSMGRGIERHDIWSWSFENTAKNI, encoded by the coding sequence ATGCAGATCCAAAACATATGTTTCATTGCTCTATTCATAGCTTTCTTCAGCACTGAAACCATTTCCGCCATCAAATTCAACTTCAACCATTTCGAGGGAACAAACCTAATCTTCATCGGTTACGCTGAGCTAGGACCAGCAACCGATGGCATGAGCCGGTCAGGTGCTCTCTCCATGACCCGTGACAATATTCCATTCTCACATGGCCAAGGACTCTACACAGACCCCATCCCATTTAAACCCTCCaacaacacttcttcttctgtttACTCTTTCAAAACATCATTCACTTTCTCCATCACTCCTCGCAAGTCAAACCCTAACCCTGGTCATGGCCTCGCATTCATCGTGGTCCCAACCGTAAACTACGACCAAGACTCAACCCGTGGCTTCCTCGGTCTAGTTAACAAGACAACCAATGGCAATCCCAATAACCATCTTTTTGCCGTTGAGTTTGATGTTTTTCAAGATAAACGTTTTGGCGATATTAATGATAATCATGTTGGTGTTAACGTTAACTCGGTTAACTCGATGGTTTCTGAGAAAGCTGGTTACTGGATTCAGACAAGAACTGGAGGAAAGAAACAGTGGTTGTTTAAGGAAGTGAAGCTAAGTAGTGGAGAGAAGTACAAGGCTTGGATCGAGTATAAGAATAATAAGGTTAGTGTTACGCTCGCTCCTGCGCATTTGAAGAAACCGAAGATGCCAATGATTGAAACACATGTTGATCTTTCTGAGGTTGTTCTTGAGACAATGTACACCGGTTTTGCTGGTTCGATGGGCCGTGGCATCGAGCGTCACGACATTTGGAGTTGGAGTTTCGAGAACACCGCCAAAAACATTTGA
- the LOC103871158 gene encoding lectin-like protein At1g53070 produces the protein MTMQTLCFITLFIAISISQATSAYRLQFNNFGINGSDLFSFHGDAEYGPDAGRMSRSGALGLTQFRIPFSHGRAIYINPITFKPPNNASSVYPFTTSFTFSITPHNTNPIPGHGFAFLVVPRNQDDAASGLGYLSLVNRTSNGNPNNHLFAVEFDVFQDKYLHDINDNHVGIDINSVDSVTSVKSGYWVMTRSGWLFKDLKLSSGDKYTAWIEYNNNLKVISVTIGLAHLKKPNRPLIEAKYDLSSVLLEKMYAGFAGSMGRGVETHEVWDWTFQN, from the coding sequence ATGACCATGCAAACACTCTGCTTCATCACTCTCTTCATAGCTATCTCCATCTCTCAAGCCACTTCTGCCTACAGACTCCAATTCAACAACTTCGGTATTAATGGCTCTGATCTCTTCTCGTTCCATGGAGACGCAGAGTATGGTCCCGACGCCGGTCGGATGAGCCGGTCGGGTGCTCTCGGTTTGACCCAATTCAGAATTCCTTTCTCTCATGGTCGAGCCATTTACATCAACCCAATCACCTTCAAGCCTCCCAACAACGCCTCTTCTGTTTACCCTTTCACAACCTCTTTCACTTTCTCCATCACTCCTCACAACACAAACCCTATCCCTGGTCACGGTTTCGCCTTCCTCGTTGTCCCACGTAACCAAGACGACGCCGCTTCCGGTTTAGGCTACCTCAGTCTCGTGAACCGAACCAGTAACGGTAATCCAAATAACCATCTCTTTGCGGTTGAGTTTGATGTGTTTCAGGACAAGTATCTTCACGACATCAACGATAACCATGTCGGAATCGACATTAATTCGGTCGACTCTGTGACTTCGGTTAAATCCGGTTATTGGGTTATGACCAGAAGCGGTTGGTTGTTCAAGGATTTGAAGCTGAGCAGTGGAGATAAGTACACGGCTTGGATCGAGTACAACAACAATTTAAAAGTGATCTCGGTTACGATTGGTCTCGCGCATTTAAAGAAACCGAACCGGCCTTTGATTGAAGCTAAATACGATCTCTCCAGTGTTCTGCTCGAGAAAATGTATGCCGGTTTTGCCGGTTCAATGGGCCGTGGTGTCGAGACCCACGAGGTCTGGGACTGGACTTTCCAGAATTAG
- the LOC103871159 gene encoding lectin-like protein At1g53070, with translation MTMQTLRFITLCIAIFTSQITSAYRFKFNHFGNGTDLFSFHGDAEYGHNTDGTTRSGSLSLTKDKTPFSHGRAILINPISFKPPNNASSVYSFKTSFTFSITPHKTNPTPGHGLAFFVVPSNQHAGSGLGFLSLVNRTSNGNPSNHLFAVEFDVFQDKSFKDINDNHVGIDINSVDSVTSVKSGYWVMTRNGWLFKDLKLSSGDKYAAWIEYNNNLKVISVTIGLAHLKKPNRPLIEAKYDLSNVLLEKMYAGFAGSMGRGVERHEIWDWTFQN, from the coding sequence ATGACCATGCAAACACTCCGCTTCATCACTCTTTGCATAGCTATCTTCACCTCTCAAATCACTTCTGCTTACAGATTCAAATTCAACCACTTCGGTAACGGCACCGATCTCTTCTCGTTCCATGGAGACGCAGAGTATGGTCACAACACCGACGGCACGACCCGGTCCGGTTCTCTCTCATTGACCAAAGACAAAACTCCTTTCTCTCATGGTCGAGCCATTCTCATCAACCCAATCTCCTTCAAACCTCCCAACAACGCTTCTTCTGTTTACTCTTTCAAGACCTCTTTCACTTTCTCCATCACTCCTCACAAAACAAACCCTACTCCTGGTCACGGTCTCGCCTTCTTCGTCGTCCCAAGTAACCAACATGCCGGTTCCGGTTTAGGCTTCCTAAGTCTCGTGAACCGAACCAGTAACGGTAATCCAAGTAACCACCTATTTGCTGTTGAGTTCGATGTGTTTCAGGACAAGTCTTTTAAAGACATCAACGATAACCATGTCGGAATCGACATTAATTCGGTCGACTCTGTGACTTCGGTTAAATCCGGTTATTGGGTCATGACAAGAAACGGTTGGTTGTTCAAGGATTTGAAGCTGAGCAGTGGAGATAAGTACGCGGCTTGGATCGAGTACAACAACAATTTAAAAGTGATCTCGGTTACGATCGGGCTCGCGCATTTGAAGAAACCGAACCGGCCTTTGATTGAAGCGAAGTACGATCTCTCTAATGTTCTGCTCGAGAAGATGTACGCCGGTTTTGCCGGTTCAATGGGCCGTGGTGTTGAGCGTCACGAGATCTGGGACTGGACTTTCCAAAATTAA
- the LOC103871160 gene encoding uncharacterized protein LOC103871160 has protein sequence MLTSNSKEKERSLSFLCCWYLGRRRFAMLLLLSLAFVVFILGSYTINKESNSPIIHQSIETMDFVSNQTPLSRELSSFYTENSNDDGIRGSDVDIIHPPPSHHPCDSFSFPPPPPPGLRRPGPRPCPVCYLSPEEALAHMPKHPFESPVLMNLTYVHEESPVKREEEGQGGSEFGGYPSLEDRTNSFDIKESMTVHCGFVKGTKPGHQTGFEIDEDILPELDQFHDVIVASAIFGKYDIIQEPVNISEMARNNIPFYMFIDEETHSYLKNTSRYSDDNKRVGLWTIIVVHNVPYTDARRNGKIPKLLLHRLFPNVRYSIWLDAKLQLVVDPYQILERFLWRTNSSIAMSRHYRRFDVFVEAEANKAARKYDNASIDYQVEFYKKEGLTPYTDAKLPITSDVPEGCTIIREHIPITNLFTCVWFNEVDRFTSRDQLSFAIARDKIREKVDWSINMFLDCERRNFVKQVYHRDVLMNMKPPRASSSSRVLPEPLTLPRGKAGGGRAAGGKKIPGQRGKRRHRKVSAGGRNMR, from the exons ATGCTCACTTCAAATTCTAAAGAGAAGGAGAGATCTCTCTCCTTCTTATGCTGCTGGTACTTAGGTCGCAGACGTTTCGCAATGCTGCTCCTTCTCAGCCTTGCTTTTGTTGTCTTCATCTTGGGTTCCTACACTATCAACAAAG AGAGTAATAGTCCAATCATTCACCAGAGTATTGAGACCATGGATTTTGTTAGCAACCAAACACCGTTAAGTAGAGAGTTGAGTTCTTTCTATACTGAAAACTCTAATGATGATGGCATTAGAGGAAGTGATGTAGACATCATCCATCCTCCTCCATCCCACCATCCATGCGATAGTTTTTcgtttcctcctcctcctccaccaggACTCAGAAGGCCTGGACCACGCC CGTGTCCTGTATGCTATCTATCTCCAGAAGAGGCCTTAGCTCATATGCCAAAGCATCCATTTGAATCTCCTGTGCTCATGAATTTGACATATGTCCATGAGGAGAGTCCTGTAAAACGTGAAGAAGAAGGTCAAGGAGGCTCTGAGTTTGGAGGTTATCCATCTCTTGAAGATAGGACTAACTCCTTTGACATAAAAGAGTCCATGACAGTGCACTGCGG GTTTGTCAAAGGGACAAAACCGGGACATCAAACCGGATTTGAAATTGATGAAGATATCCTTCCTGAGCTGGACCAGTTCCATGATGTGATTGTTGCTTCAGCTATATttg GAAAGTACGATATAATTCAAGAACCGGTGAACATCAGTGAAATGGCAAGGAACAACATCCCTTTTTACATGTTCATTGACGAAGAAACACATTCATATCTTAAGAACACTTCGAGGTACTCAGATGATAACAAGAGAGTAGGGTTGTGGACGATCATTGTTGTCCATAACGTTCCTTACACCGATGCAAGACGCAATGGAAAG ATTCCGAAGCTTCTGTTGCATAGATTATTCCCAAATGTAAGGTACTCTATATGGCTTGATGCGAAGCTGCAGCTTGTTGTAGATCCATACCAAATACTTGAAAG GTTCTTGTGGAGAACGAACTCTAGTATTGCAATGTCGAGACATTACAGACGTTTTGATGTGTTTGTGGAGGCTGAGGCAAACAAAGCCGCGAGAAAATACGACAATGCATCAATTGATTACCAAGTAGAGTTCTACAAGAAGGAAGGCCTGACACCTTATACTGATGCTAAGCTTCCAATAACAAGTG ATGTTCCTGAAGGTTGTACAATCATAAGAGAACACATACCGATCACAAACCTCTTCACCTGTGTTTGGTTCAACGAAGTTGATCGGTTTACTTCAAGAGATCAACTAAGTTTTGCGATTGCGAGAGATAAGATAAGAGAGAAAGTGGATTGGAGTATCAATATGTTCCTCGACTGTGAAAGACGCAACTTTGTAAAACAG GTTTATCATAGAGACGTTTTGATGAACATGAAACCTCCtcgagcttcttcttcttctagggTTCTTCCCGAGCCACTGACTTTGCCACGTGGAAAAGCAGGCGGTGGTAGAGCCGCCGGAGGGAAGAAGATTCCGGGACAACGTGGAAAAAGGCGTCACCGGAAAGTTTCAGCCGGTGGAAGAAACATGAGAtag